In one window of Kosmotoga pacifica DNA:
- a CDS encoding trans-sulfuration enzyme family protein has product MKKRKMNFDTLAIHAAEQEDQNQSLNTPIYMTSTFTFTDLQQADDTFSFKRRAYVYTRGGNPTINLFEQRMAALENGIDSVAFASGMAAITSVLLSFAKVGDEIIAHRNLYGSAFGAMDHLFRDYGINTKFINMTHLEELEGAITEKTKVIYFETPTNPSMEIIDIEAVVSIAKEKGIKTVIDNTFATPYFQRPLELGVDVVVHSTTKYISGHGDAVGGVATSKDQDYIQRLKFGYMCELGGVMSPFNAWLFLRGLKTLPLRMERHAQNAQLIANFLVNHPLVEKVMYPGLKSHPGHEIARKQMSGFGGIVSFELKGDLEKAKTFVSNLSMLKLAVSLGDAETLVEVPALMTHRDYPEEELHKFGFSKKTVRISAGLEHPDDIIADIAQSLERLS; this is encoded by the coding sequence ATGAAGAAAAGAAAAATGAATTTCGATACGCTTGCAATACACGCCGCTGAACAGGAAGACCAGAACCAATCCTTGAATACTCCGATATACATGACCTCCACTTTTACCTTCACAGACCTACAGCAGGCGGATGATACCTTCAGTTTTAAAAGGCGAGCATACGTTTACACCAGAGGTGGAAACCCAACAATAAATCTCTTCGAACAGAGAATGGCTGCCCTTGAAAATGGTATAGACTCTGTGGCATTCGCTTCAGGGATGGCGGCTATCACCTCTGTACTCTTGTCCTTTGCAAAAGTCGGAGACGAGATAATCGCCCACAGAAACCTGTATGGTTCTGCCTTCGGAGCAATGGATCACCTGTTTCGAGATTACGGGATCAACACGAAATTCATAAATATGACTCATCTGGAAGAACTGGAAGGAGCGATCACTGAAAAGACAAAGGTTATATACTTCGAAACTCCAACGAACCCTTCTATGGAGATCATTGATATTGAAGCAGTGGTATCGATAGCGAAGGAAAAGGGAATAAAGACTGTTATAGACAACACTTTTGCTACACCATATTTTCAGAGACCTCTGGAGCTTGGTGTGGATGTTGTGGTACACAGTACCACAAAGTATATCTCCGGACACGGAGACGCTGTTGGCGGTGTTGCGACTTCAAAGGATCAGGACTATATTCAGAGACTGAAATTCGGATATATGTGTGAACTCGGTGGAGTCATGAGTCCATTCAACGCGTGGCTGTTTTTGAGGGGGTTGAAAACGTTGCCCCTGCGCATGGAGCGGCACGCTCAAAATGCTCAACTCATAGCGAACTTTCTGGTAAACCATCCATTAGTTGAAAAGGTTATGTATCCGGGTCTTAAATCTCATCCAGGACACGAGATCGCCAGGAAGCAGATGTCAGGATTCGGTGGTATTGTCAGTTTCGAACTGAAGGGAGATCTAGAAAAAGCGAAAACTTTCGTGAGTAATCTGAGTATGCTTAAGCTGGCCGTAAGTCTGGGGGATGCGGAGACTCTTGTGGAAGTGCCTGCGCTCATGACCCATAGGGATTATCCAGAAGAAGAGCTACACAAATTTGGATTCTCCAAAAAGACCGTGAGGATCTCTGCTGGACTGGAACATCCGGACGACATTATCGCTGATATCGCTCAGTCTTTGGAAAGGTTGAGTTAA
- a CDS encoding BMP family ABC transporter substrate-binding protein yields MKKHMLLVVLLLLVASFLTAKALKVAFIYVGPVGDAGWTYAHDLGRQYAQQVFGRDVITSFIESVPEGAESESVLRNYAQRGYDLIFATSFGYMDPIINVAKKYPKTIFMHCSGYKTAENVGTYFGRMYEPRFLTGLIAGIMTKSNIIGYVAAHPIPEVIRGINAFALGVKYVNPNAKVHVIWSNTWYDPAMEKEAAISLLDMGADVIAQHQDSPAPQQAAQQYGAYSIGYNSDMREFAPKAYLGAPIWNWGPYYEKVIRDVMAGTWKSEQYWGGMADGVVDIDISDLVPDTVKKLVSVFKDAIIEGKFHPFSGPIYDQDGNLRIPAGDVASDGELLSMDWFVDNVVGTIPK; encoded by the coding sequence ATGAAGAAGCATATGCTTCTAGTGGTTTTGCTTTTGCTGGTCGCTTCGTTCCTCACAGCAAAAGCTTTGAAGGTTGCCTTTATCTACGTTGGACCTGTGGGAGACGCTGGCTGGACATACGCTCATGACCTTGGAAGACAGTATGCACAACAAGTGTTTGGTAGAGATGTCATAACCAGCTTCATCGAAAGCGTACCAGAAGGCGCGGAATCAGAGAGCGTTTTAAGGAACTACGCGCAAAGAGGATATGACCTCATCTTCGCAACGAGCTTCGGTTATATGGATCCGATTATAAACGTCGCAAAGAAATACCCCAAAACGATATTTATGCACTGTTCTGGCTACAAAACAGCTGAAAACGTTGGCACATATTTCGGTAGGATGTACGAACCGAGGTTCCTGACAGGCCTTATCGCTGGAATCATGACGAAGAGTAACATCATCGGCTATGTAGCCGCTCATCCGATTCCTGAAGTCATAAGGGGAATAAATGCCTTTGCTCTCGGCGTAAAGTATGTAAACCCCAATGCAAAGGTTCACGTTATATGGTCAAACACATGGTACGACCCGGCGATGGAAAAGGAAGCCGCGATTTCCCTGCTCGATATGGGTGCTGACGTTATAGCCCAGCATCAGGACTCACCGGCCCCTCAGCAAGCAGCTCAGCAGTATGGTGCTTATTCAATCGGCTATAATAGTGATATGAGAGAGTTTGCTCCAAAAGCATACCTTGGTGCTCCCATCTGGAACTGGGGCCCCTATTATGAAAAGGTGATAAGAGACGTTATGGCAGGGACATGGAAGAGCGAACAGTACTGGGGCGGTATGGCTGATGGGGTTGTTGACATAGACATCAGCGATCTCGTTCCAGATACAGTTAAAAAGCTCGTTTCTGTCTTCAAAGATGCCATCATAGAGGGGAAATTCCATCCCTTCAGCGGCCCTATATACGACCAGGATGGAAATTTGAGGATTCCAGCAGGCGATGTCGCCTCCGATGGGGAACTCCTCAGTATGGACTGGTTTGTGGATAATGTTGTGGGTACCATCCCAAAATGA
- a CDS encoding ABC transporter ATP-binding protein has product MKHISKYFTGVKANDDINIELRQGEVLALLGENGAGKTTLMNILFGIYKADSGEILINGEKAHISSPHDALKYGVGMVQQHFTLVPSFTTAENIVLGLKELGFIPKTKNVESRIEELGKRYGLPVNPRAKVWTLSVGEKQRIEILKLLYTGAKILILDEPTAVLTPQEAEALFEAVRKMVADGASVIFISHKLDEVMEVSDRVTVLRSGKVVGTANTAEITKNDLARMMVGREVILDIEKPEVEIGKKVLEINNLKVKNDKGLIAVNGISLEIRAGEVLGIAGVAGNGQRELAEAVYGLRRAESGKVLLNGKDITNLSVSRRIREGIAYIPEDRKETATCPDLSVANNLFLKNTITRLVNSTHYFVDRKKIMEKASELIESYSIMTPSPKMPVKLLSGGNIQKVVLARELSTSPSLIIASHPTRGLDIGAMEFVYRTLLEQKKRGAAILLLAGELYEIFRLSDRVAVIYEGEIAGYAPPDPAYIEEIGLMMGGSKKAGEAR; this is encoded by the coding sequence ATGAAACACATTTCCAAGTACTTCACAGGGGTAAAGGCGAACGACGATATCAACATCGAACTCAGGCAAGGTGAGGTCCTTGCCCTTCTAGGTGAAAATGGAGCTGGAAAAACGACTTTAATGAATATACTCTTCGGCATATACAAAGCCGATAGCGGAGAGATCCTGATCAACGGGGAAAAAGCACATATTTCTTCACCTCACGATGCTCTGAAATATGGTGTAGGCATGGTTCAGCAACATTTCACCTTAGTTCCTTCGTTCACGACAGCAGAAAATATTGTTCTGGGTTTAAAAGAACTTGGCTTCATTCCCAAAACAAAGAATGTGGAGTCACGCATTGAAGAGCTTGGAAAGCGTTACGGGTTACCCGTGAATCCTCGTGCGAAAGTCTGGACATTGTCTGTCGGAGAGAAACAGCGCATTGAAATTCTGAAACTTCTTTACACGGGAGCGAAGATTCTGATTCTCGATGAGCCAACGGCTGTACTGACACCTCAGGAAGCCGAAGCACTTTTTGAAGCGGTGAGGAAGATGGTAGCAGATGGCGCATCGGTCATTTTCATAAGCCACAAGTTAGATGAAGTGATGGAAGTAAGCGACAGAGTCACAGTTCTACGCTCCGGAAAAGTCGTCGGAACAGCGAACACAGCTGAGATCACGAAAAACGACCTTGCCAGAATGATGGTTGGCAGAGAAGTAATACTGGACATCGAAAAACCGGAAGTTGAAATTGGAAAGAAGGTTCTTGAAATAAATAATCTTAAAGTCAAAAACGACAAAGGCCTTATAGCTGTTAACGGTATCAGTCTTGAAATAAGAGCCGGAGAGGTTCTGGGAATAGCCGGGGTTGCCGGTAATGGCCAGCGCGAACTCGCTGAAGCTGTCTACGGGCTTAGAAGGGCAGAGTCGGGGAAAGTTCTGCTTAATGGAAAAGACATCACCAATTTGAGCGTTTCCCGCAGAATAAGAGAAGGGATAGCATACATACCGGAAGACAGAAAAGAGACTGCGACATGTCCGGACCTCTCCGTGGCGAACAATCTCTTTCTCAAAAACACGATTACACGCCTTGTGAACTCTACTCATTATTTTGTCGATAGAAAGAAAATAATGGAAAAAGCATCGGAGCTTATTGAAAGCTACTCGATAATGACACCTTCCCCGAAGATGCCTGTGAAACTCCTGTCAGGTGGAAATATTCAAAAAGTCGTCCTTGCCAGAGAACTCTCCACTTCTCCATCTCTGATAATCGCATCACATCCGACACGTGGTCTGGATATAGGTGCCATGGAATTCGTATATAGGACCCTACTTGAACAAAAGAAAAGAGGTGCTGCTATATTGCTGCTTGCCGGCGAATTGTACGAAATCTTCAGACTCTCGGATCGCGTTGCAGTAATTTATGAGGGTGAAATCGCTGGTTACGCTCCACCTGACCCGGCTTATATCGAAGAAATCGGCCTTATGATGGGTGGAAGCAAGAAGGCGGGTGAAGCTCGATGA
- a CDS encoding ABC transporter permease produces MRLRIEKRKDMPFYMNIVVPVVSIVFSLFVMGIILLIFFQRSGMSWSEAFSETFSAYGEMFSWPFGNIYGIYQTLLKMVPLAFVGLGLSFAYRMKIWNIGGEGQLYMGAFAATWGALFLFKGIENSFLMITLLLFMGALFGALWAAIPAFMKAFAKTDEIVVTLMLNYVAIFWVDYLVYGPWKDPQGYNFPLTAEFPEAAKLPTMFDGEVHAGIIMVIILAIILQYVYSRTSWGFNSAIVGDNQRAAKYAGINIGFYTIVALLVSGAIAGMGGAVQMMGIQHRLQHGFSPGYGYTAIIIAWLAKLNPIAILLVSFLFGGLLVGNEQLQMFYRLPLALIFIFQGLVLFSLLGGETIFNYRIRFVKERVVEE; encoded by the coding sequence ATGAGGTTGAGGATAGAAAAACGTAAAGATATGCCATTTTACATGAACATCGTTGTCCCCGTGGTATCCATAGTCTTTTCTCTTTTCGTCATGGGGATTATCCTTTTAATCTTTTTTCAGAGAAGTGGCATGAGCTGGAGCGAAGCCTTTTCTGAGACATTCTCCGCTTATGGAGAAATGTTCTCCTGGCCCTTTGGGAATATATACGGCATTTATCAAACGTTGTTAAAGATGGTACCCCTTGCCTTCGTGGGGCTTGGGTTGTCCTTCGCTTACAGGATGAAAATATGGAACATAGGTGGTGAAGGCCAGCTTTACATGGGAGCCTTTGCAGCGACCTGGGGTGCTCTGTTCCTGTTTAAAGGTATCGAGAACAGTTTTCTAATGATAACCCTGCTACTTTTCATGGGAGCCCTTTTTGGTGCGCTATGGGCGGCGATACCAGCCTTTATGAAAGCCTTCGCCAAAACCGATGAAATTGTCGTCACACTCATGCTCAACTATGTCGCTATTTTCTGGGTAGATTACCTCGTATATGGCCCCTGGAAAGACCCGCAGGGCTACAATTTCCCTCTGACAGCAGAGTTTCCAGAAGCCGCGAAGCTCCCTACAATGTTCGATGGCGAAGTACATGCAGGGATCATAATGGTCATCATCCTCGCTATTATTCTTCAGTACGTTTACAGCCGAACGAGCTGGGGATTCAACTCGGCCATCGTTGGTGACAATCAACGAGCTGCGAAGTATGCTGGAATAAATATAGGTTTCTACACAATCGTCGCTTTGCTCGTGAGTGGTGCCATCGCTGGTATGGGTGGTGCCGTTCAGATGATGGGCATTCAGCACCGGTTACAACACGGTTTTTCTCCCGGTTACGGTTACACTGCAATAATCATCGCCTGGTTGGCAAAGCTGAATCCTATTGCGATATTACTGGTATCATTCCTGTTTGGTGGTCTTCTCGTTGGCAATGAGCAACTACAGATGTTCTATCGTTTGCCTCTCGCACTCATATTCATTTTCCAGGGACTTGTACTCTTCTCCCTGCTCGGTGGAGAAACCATTTTCAACTACAGAATAAGGTTCGTCAAGGAGAGGGTGGTAGAAGAATGA
- a CDS encoding ABC transporter permease, translating into MDSSIITTTLQATIRAGTPLLFTVLGDIFTERSGVMNLGLEGLMLVGAISGFVVSYSTGNLFLAVIAAMVAGAVLGLVHAFFTVTLRINQVVSGLAITMLGTGISGLWGKGYIGVVAAQFKPLELPVLSKIPFIGPVLFSHDILVYLSYLLVPLMWFYIYKTKPGMVLRAVGESPSAADARGINVFMTRYLYTMVGGAITALGGAYLSLAYTSMWIENMTAGRGWIGIALVLFATWDPVKAMLGAYLFGGVTALGLRMQAAGTTISSHILMMLPYILTVTVLFFTSTEKIKLKVGAPAALGVPYSREEKT; encoded by the coding sequence ATGGACTCCTCTATTATCACCACGACGCTTCAGGCAACAATAAGAGCCGGGACCCCATTACTTTTCACCGTCCTGGGAGACATTTTTACGGAAAGGTCTGGCGTCATGAATCTTGGGCTTGAAGGTTTGATGTTAGTAGGAGCCATCAGCGGGTTCGTTGTTTCATATAGTACTGGAAATCTATTTCTCGCCGTAATCGCTGCTATGGTGGCGGGAGCTGTGCTGGGGTTGGTACATGCCTTTTTCACTGTAACCCTAAGAATCAACCAGGTAGTCAGCGGTCTGGCAATAACCATGCTTGGCACAGGTATAAGCGGACTGTGGGGAAAGGGATATATTGGCGTAGTCGCAGCTCAATTTAAACCGTTAGAACTTCCCGTGCTTTCAAAAATCCCTTTTATCGGTCCTGTTCTGTTCTCGCATGACATTCTCGTTTACCTGAGTTATTTGCTTGTTCCTCTCATGTGGTTCTACATATATAAGACAAAGCCTGGAATGGTACTCAGGGCAGTTGGTGAATCACCTTCCGCTGCCGATGCCCGTGGTATAAATGTCTTCATGACCAGATACCTTTACACGATGGTCGGAGGTGCAATAACAGCACTGGGAGGAGCCTATTTGTCCCTCGCTTACACTTCCATGTGGATCGAAAACATGACAGCAGGTCGTGGCTGGATCGGGATTGCTCTCGTACTCTTTGCAACATGGGATCCAGTAAAGGCTATGCTTGGTGCTTACCTCTTCGGAGGTGTTACCGCTCTCGGCTTGAGAATGCAGGCAGCAGGGACGACCATATCTTCACATATTCTCATGATGCTGCCGTATATCCTCACGGTTACCGTACTTTTCTTTACTTCGACCGAAAAGATAAAGCTCAAGGTTGGTGCTCCGGCCGCTCTTGGAGTTCCATATTCGAGGGAGGAGAAAACCTGA
- a CDS encoding MFS transporter — translation MKTRIPLLMVAVLRFTAVLSFGMLLQLRLRELGISIVVVSALATVRGAFNTLGSPVWGAVSDRINNRRFLLGITLLVPGLLYILYAFVQLPYQFILLGAVIAFFGSAFQPITMSLSTELAEEENVSSTSKEISLLNAASSMGMFIGRILISVLLLWLSVRSTIFFFSIIALSTVVPVFFMKGINRTVISSEERKKGFIAAFLPFVVDPAPMLKNGIWAIYMGSFMRQFGIAGTTSLIAVYLTEEMGLSKSLAVILTAINPLIQIFSHIYFGRLIGKIKAKTSATFGMFLTSLTALLFAVGNNWIAVAIAYFSLGIAFGAFINGAATFVVTHSPRKRKAEFLGVLRSSRSLGQMLGPLVAGVIASHSYVQMFFTMAVAIMLSGFLVLVFCKE, via the coding sequence ATGAAAACGAGAATACCACTCCTCATGGTTGCGGTTTTGAGATTTACAGCGGTTTTGAGTTTTGGTATGTTACTCCAGCTCCGGCTCAGAGAGCTGGGGATTTCAATTGTAGTTGTAAGCGCCCTTGCAACTGTTAGGGGAGCTTTCAATACTCTCGGTTCGCCTGTCTGGGGCGCTGTTTCCGACAGGATCAACAATAGGAGATTCCTACTGGGTATTACGTTGCTTGTTCCTGGGTTGCTGTATATTCTTTACGCATTCGTGCAATTACCCTATCAATTCATTTTACTTGGTGCGGTGATTGCGTTTTTTGGTTCAGCTTTCCAGCCCATTACAATGTCTCTGAGTACCGAACTTGCAGAGGAAGAGAATGTATCTTCCACATCTAAAGAGATATCCCTGTTGAATGCTGCGAGTTCCATGGGTATGTTCATTGGGAGGATTTTAATCTCTGTTCTGTTGCTCTGGCTTTCCGTCAGGTCAACGATCTTTTTCTTTTCAATTATAGCCCTATCCACAGTTGTACCGGTATTTTTCATGAAAGGTATCAATAGGACGGTTATATCAAGCGAAGAAAGAAAGAAGGGCTTTATCGCTGCTTTCCTTCCGTTTGTAGTAGATCCTGCCCCCATGTTGAAAAACGGTATCTGGGCAATATACATGGGTAGCTTTATGAGGCAATTTGGTATAGCAGGCACGACCTCTTTAATTGCTGTTTATCTTACAGAAGAAATGGGGCTTTCAAAATCCCTAGCGGTTATTTTAACTGCCATAAACCCCCTCATTCAGATATTCTCCCATATCTATTTCGGCAGGTTAATTGGAAAGATTAAGGCCAAGACTAGCGCTACCTTTGGAATGTTTCTGACGTCATTGACAGCTTTGCTTTTCGCTGTGGGAAACAACTGGATAGCAGTTGCCATCGCTTATTTCTCACTTGGCATAGCCTTTGGAGCGTTTATCAACGGTGCGGCCACTTTCGTGGTAACGCACTCACCCAGGAAAAGGAAAGCGGAATTCCTGGGTGTCCTGCGTTCCTCAAGATCCCTTGGTCAGATGCTGGGGCCACTGGTGGCTGGTGTTATCGCTTCTCATTCTTATGTCCAGATGTTCTTCACTATGGCAGTGGCTATAATGCTTAGCGGTTTTCTTGTGCTGGTATTTTGTAAAGAGTGA
- a CDS encoding competence/damage-inducible protein A — MNAEIISVGTELLLGNIVNTNAQYLSKRLAELGHFVYRQTTVGDNAERLAQVLKEALERTTLIVMTGGLGPTQDDLTKETVAKLFNRKLLLDEVSLKRIRERTGEIELSDANKKQAYIPEGAILLPNDVGTAPGCILEDRGKIIVLLPGPPVEMENMFERYAAQHLKHYSEGVLVSRILRIFGLRESQLAGILKDFFERYENPTVAPYASDGEVTVRITARATDKKQAEKMIAPVAEEIIKRLGDHIYAEGKTSLEEVVIEMLKKAHLSIATAESCTGGLMASKLINVPGASEVFKEGIIAYSNEAKMRLLGVTSQILKTHGAVSAETALEMAKGVATLAGSDIGVSITGIAGPGGGTPEKPVGLVYIGIWFAGRKSVKKLQLHGNRNWIRLKSALYALDTLRRVLKTQSK, encoded by the coding sequence ATGAACGCGGAAATAATTTCAGTGGGTACAGAGCTTCTTTTGGGAAATATTGTGAACACTAACGCGCAATACCTTTCAAAGAGACTAGCAGAACTTGGACACTTTGTGTACAGACAGACAACAGTTGGAGATAATGCCGAAAGGCTGGCACAGGTGCTGAAAGAAGCCCTTGAACGCACTACCCTCATAGTAATGACCGGAGGCCTTGGGCCCACACAGGACGACCTAACGAAGGAAACAGTGGCGAAGCTGTTCAACCGCAAACTTCTACTGGACGAAGTTTCGCTGAAACGAATAAGGGAACGAACGGGTGAAATAGAACTTTCAGATGCCAATAAAAAGCAGGCTTATATCCCGGAAGGTGCGATCCTCCTTCCGAACGACGTCGGTACTGCACCAGGGTGCATTCTCGAAGACAGAGGAAAAATCATAGTGTTGCTTCCCGGTCCTCCTGTTGAAATGGAAAATATGTTTGAAAGATACGCCGCACAGCACCTCAAACATTACAGCGAAGGAGTTCTGGTATCCAGAATATTAAGGATTTTCGGACTCCGCGAGAGCCAACTTGCAGGGATTTTGAAAGACTTTTTTGAGCGGTATGAAAATCCCACGGTGGCACCATACGCTTCCGATGGAGAAGTTACGGTAAGGATAACCGCCAGAGCAACAGATAAAAAACAAGCAGAAAAAATGATCGCGCCGGTCGCGGAGGAAATTATAAAAAGACTTGGAGATCACATATATGCGGAAGGCAAAACGTCACTGGAGGAAGTTGTCATCGAAATGCTTAAGAAAGCACACCTATCAATTGCTACTGCTGAGTCCTGTACTGGAGGGCTTATGGCTTCAAAACTCATCAACGTTCCAGGCGCTTCTGAGGTCTTCAAAGAAGGCATCATAGCGTACAGCAACGAAGCTAAAATGCGCTTGCTTGGTGTTACCTCCCAGATCTTAAAGACCCATGGAGCTGTGAGCGCTGAAACGGCTTTGGAAATGGCTAAAGGTGTTGCGACTCTTGCTGGTTCGGATATCGGAGTTTCCATTACTGGAATAGCTGGTCCAGGAGGTGGGACTCCTGAAAAGCCTGTGGGCCTTGTCTATATAGGAATATGGTTTGCTGGAAGGAAAAGTGTGAAAAAATTACAGTTACACGGTAATCGAAACTGGATCAGGTTAAAATCGGCACTTTACGCTCTTGATACCCTTAGAAGGGTATTGAAAACTCAATCGAAATGA
- a CDS encoding NAD(P)/FAD-dependent oxidoreductase: MFKYDLIVAGAGVAGLTLAMKCLSGGMKVAIVEIKAAEELGHNWADSIEREVLENPDIGLSEEEITARPKGLHIISPLQSKEFFLDYAFEIVDMKLLHRRLLKKVKELDGMLYFEVSAVRPFLDSSGRCKGLKFNIGDKAVELKADLVADCTGLKGAIKSLMPQSSGFKVGLPETDTSRAYREVRRWNGKGEEILKGWLTYYYGVNGGYSWVHPETDGRVDVGAGIQLGKDYPEPETTVQEKIKQLRLGERLRGGGGVIPVASSYPVLYSHGVLLVGDSAFQAIPTSGCGAGNAMRAALIAGNALLRSRFNPDERGSLYERDYFLTKGADLAFYDVLRRRMQSFSPETLDWLMKKNILGAKELHASIHGIYQRTPAFSSLLKLTYGLTRIDVLLKLKAAMDIGEKLREHLLNIPYGSKAGDKWLQKYHDLLSETYHFD, encoded by the coding sequence ATGTTCAAGTATGACCTCATCGTTGCCGGCGCCGGCGTCGCAGGATTGACACTCGCTATGAAATGCCTTTCTGGCGGGATGAAAGTCGCGATTGTGGAGATCAAGGCCGCAGAAGAGCTTGGGCACAACTGGGCAGACTCCATCGAAAGAGAAGTTCTGGAGAATCCCGATATCGGTCTCTCAGAAGAAGAAATCACCGCAAGACCGAAGGGTCTTCACATCATCTCTCCACTCCAGAGCAAAGAATTCTTTTTAGACTATGCCTTCGAAATCGTAGACATGAAACTCCTTCACAGGCGGTTGTTGAAGAAAGTCAAAGAACTCGATGGAATGCTGTATTTCGAAGTCAGTGCCGTCAGACCCTTTCTGGACTCTTCGGGTAGATGCAAAGGTTTGAAGTTCAATATAGGTGATAAAGCTGTGGAACTCAAGGCGGATCTTGTAGCTGATTGCACAGGACTAAAAGGTGCCATTAAAAGTCTAATGCCTCAAAGCTCCGGGTTCAAGGTGGGTCTTCCCGAAACCGATACTTCGCGGGCGTATCGTGAAGTAAGGCGATGGAATGGTAAGGGAGAAGAGATTTTAAAAGGTTGGCTTACGTATTATTACGGTGTGAATGGTGGTTATAGCTGGGTACATCCAGAGACCGATGGCCGGGTCGATGTAGGAGCAGGAATACAACTGGGGAAAGATTATCCTGAGCCTGAAACTACGGTGCAGGAAAAAATCAAACAACTTCGGCTCGGTGAAAGGTTGAGAGGTGGCGGTGGTGTTATTCCGGTCGCTTCTTCCTATCCGGTGCTGTATTCTCATGGCGTACTTTTGGTAGGTGATAGCGCTTTTCAGGCGATCCCGACCTCTGGTTGTGGCGCAGGTAACGCTATGAGAGCCGCTCTCATTGCCGGTAATGCACTCTTACGATCGAGGTTCAACCCTGATGAAAGAGGCTCGCTCTACGAAAGAGACTATTTCCTGACTAAAGGAGCTGATCTTGCATTCTATGATGTTTTACGGAGAAGGATGCAATCCTTCTCTCCGGAGACTTTAGACTGGCTTATGAAAAAGAACATCCTTGGTGCCAAAGAGCTTCATGCCTCCATTCATGGTATCTACCAGAGAACTCCAGCTTTTTCCAGCTTGCTCAAGCTAACCTACGGTCTTACACGCATCGATGTGCTGTTGAAGTTAAAAGCGGCAATGGACATAGGCGAAAAGCTTCGCGAACACCTGCTAAACATACCTTATGGATCTAAAGCAGGTGACAAATGGCTTCAAAAATACCACGATTTGCTATCGGAGACCTATCATTTCGATTGA
- a CDS encoding SufB/SufD family protein, whose translation MIESNYQREFEKIAEYYEKSGGDASRFLRRDIVSIIISGDKIIGRNTVEGVNLRAESRDNGVEIWLDVEDDIRIENPIHLCTGYLKPEGTQLVLIHIKLGKNAKVSFLSHCVFPNGKSFTHRMISDIELSESAEMNYEDVHFHSEDGGVTVKATYNATVGKKGVFKNTFHLTKTRVGKLEIEMKVDLDKEAVAEIESKVYEKQDDSVKIIEELNLNGERASGIAKTVIFATDSSKAHIINRAYGNAPYARGHIECKEIVKGGNVNVSTVPELYVKDEKAELTHEASIGRMNIKQLETLMAKGLTENEAIELVVKGMLK comes from the coding sequence ATGATAGAAAGTAACTATCAGAGGGAATTCGAAAAGATCGCCGAATATTATGAGAAATCTGGCGGTGATGCTTCCCGGTTTTTAAGAAGGGATATAGTTTCGATAATAATCAGTGGAGATAAGATTATTGGAAGGAACACCGTTGAAGGCGTGAATTTGAGAGCTGAAAGCAGAGATAATGGCGTTGAAATCTGGCTTGATGTGGAAGATGACATCAGAATCGAGAACCCCATTCATCTCTGCACCGGTTATCTGAAACCGGAAGGGACCCAGCTGGTGTTGATTCACATCAAGCTTGGGAAAAATGCAAAAGTCAGCTTCCTGTCTCATTGCGTTTTTCCAAATGGGAAAAGTTTCACTCATAGAATGATATCGGATATCGAGCTTTCAGAAAGTGCAGAAATGAACTATGAAGATGTGCATTTCCACAGCGAAGACGGCGGAGTAACGGTCAAAGCCACTTACAATGCAACCGTTGGTAAAAAAGGAGTGTTTAAAAACACCTTTCACCTCACAAAAACTCGGGTCGGAAAACTTGAAATAGAAATGAAGGTAGATCTCGATAAAGAAGCTGTAGCTGAGATAGAGTCGAAAGTGTATGAAAAGCAGGACGATTCCGTCAAAATCATCGAAGAGCTGAATCTGAATGGAGAAAGAGCTTCTGGTATCGCTAAAACTGTTATTTTCGCTACCGATAGTAGCAAAGCGCATATAATAAACCGAGCATATGGAAACGCCCCCTACGCGAGGGGGCACATAGAGTGCAAAGAAATTGTCAAAGGGGGTAACGTGAACGTTAGTACTGTCCCCGAACTCTATGTTAAGGACGAGAAAGCTGAATTAACTCATGAAGCTTCTATAGGCCGTATGAATATAAAACAACTCGAGACTCTCATGGCTAAAGGTCTTACAGAAAACGAAGCGATAGAATTGGTGGTCAAAGGTATGTTAAAATAG